The Oryza glaberrima chromosome 5, OglaRS2, whole genome shotgun sequence DNA segment acTTAGCTTTCTAAAATGCAACTATCCTATAGATTTATCAACTAAATATCAAAAGCAACATCTACGTAATCGCCACATCACACCTCCGATTATTGTTGACCATGCCAAGGCATAGTAGATCTCAATCCACAAAGCAATAtaaaaataagtaaaataaaaaataagaaagaatAATAGTACAttaatttcctcaaaattcttGTATCCTCCTCTTGTTTCCTGAGGATCTCCCGATCTTTGTAAAGTGCGTGTTGTAACCCTCCTTAATTAAAATTGCCAGAGCTCCTGCCCTTTTCcctcgaattttttttttcacgaagtTGGGGTTCTAAATATTAACGATGAGTACCAACAATTAATGTATTAATTTATACTCTTTACATTGTAAAATATAATGATTTCTAGATTGTTTAGCAAATACATGCTCCGTTctaaaaataagttcatttttcaccatCTTATTCACTCCAAAATAACTTCATCTTTGAAGCAATTATTGCACTATAGTTTGTGAAAGTAGGGAAAATACATTTCTGTTTGTTAAAATGAGATCAATTGCATTGGGATTCCCTAAATCATTTTTGCCTTTGTTTTAGTATGTGGGGACAGGGGACCAACAAAGTTGTTTTGGAACGGATGTAGTACTAAGATTAGGTCATAAGATTtccagccccatcgtttggcctaaacagccaaagaataagccaaaatttgaatttttaaacttgattttgaagttgattttggaatgcttttaacgtaatttttgttaatgttggcttttaagtcgctacgaacaaatctacaaaagttttacttataaattaattttaattttccaataagccaaataagccattttgggtaaaatggcaaccgatgggagccttCATTTTTAGTCACTGCGGTTATCAATTAGCTTTAGCTATATAATCATTGAAATAACGGGAATCATGAGAACCAATGCAGTAATGCTTATGTTGAGGTATAAGGCTGTGCTTGGGGAGGTGAGGTTGGGAACTCACTACGAAGCGACACATTTTCTCATGATTAAgtaagtatttattattttttaaaaaaaatggattaatgtgatttttaaaacaactttcgtatagaaaccctttgcaaaaaaacattgtttagcagttaaaaaaaatgtgcgcACGGAACACGAGGGAGGTTAGTTGAGAAAGGTGGggaaagaacacaacctaagattTGAATCATACAGATCCTATGTTTTACCACCTCATCCCGGATTAAAGACAGATTGCTAGCGCACGCAAATGACCACAATAGCCTATTTAGTGACCACATTGTATGCACACATTTCACACGTAAACTTGATTAAAAGAAAAGTTAGGAGATGGCAATGTGAGACTAAAAGATGGTATATCATCATCTaattaatttgtaatttgttggATCCCACCTcattagaaatattttttttcataaaatttgaaTGATAGAAATGCAATTATTCTGAGTAGATAACATAACGGACGTAGTAAAACTAAGGGCATGTTCAGATTGCAGCCAAAATTAACCTTACCAATTTTGGTAAGTTggtaatattgctaaaattttagtagaatttttttatgtatttaccaaatttagcaacaaactaatttttttttgacaactttaccaaaaaaatagtatgattgaaaatggcatcaatctgaagCGACTTTTTTGAGCTTTCTGtaatttgtttattttccaTATCCTTTGCTACCCTCAAAAGCCTCATTTGGATTGTTCTCATCCGCATGTTTGGCCATAGGTCGGCTGAGAATTAAACTTGTTCATAAATATAGTTTCTTCCGTCCAACCGCTCCACTTTGGTCATCCGTCCAATCACTGGTCACGTTGAGATGGGTTGAGATGTTTAAGTATAATGCATGTGGTTGATTCCGCAATCAGTATTCATGGACAATAGCAGTAGAGCACAAACATATTGTCATCTTGTGTGTTAACTCAACAGACAATTTATTTCACATACAGACGCATTTATGCCTACAAAATCATATTATTCGTGTCCAAAATTGAATCAACAGCTCAACCGTATACTGTGGATCCGCGGAGACTCACTAATTACAGCGTCTAACAGATGATAGTAGATCACGGAACTAGCGCGAAACAACGATTGTCATAAAGGACCATTTGTAAACAAGCACTCAGGTTAACCGGTGTTCTTGCCAACTGACGGTATCATGAATCATCAGACTTGCACTTTCATCTGGCAGAACTAACAAATCCAATATACACTCACCAACAATCCGACAGGGTCCACAAGCTATTTGTGCCTCCAATAATAGTTTTGGCATCATATGATTCAACCAAGGACCTTCCTGATTTCTTCAACAAGTTGAGCTCTTCTAGAGGGATCCATCTGAATAAGTGTCCAAAGAAGGAAATTTCAGAAGATCATAATGGCATAAAAAGAACAATTGGAATTATAATCATTATTTGATTAGATAGTTCTCCAGCCATATGCAATGAAAAAGAATTTATATAAGCATCAGTAAGCTAATTACCTTATCTAGTAACATGGAAAGACCCTGTGGCAGGGCTTGCAAATCTGAGCTGGAATCTGAAAGACTTGAGAGGGATTGGGATACTCTTTGAGCCTTAAGATCTTGAATATAATCCTTGTAGTTTTCAGGGTTATCCATCCAAGCAACAAAAGCATCGTCATCATCCCATTCAGCTGCATGTGAAGCTGAATACCATTTCTTGATCAGCTCGATTGCTGGTTGGTGGGAAAACTGCTCACCTGCTACAGCTCTAATTTCTTTTGCAAGAACATCCTCAGAGATCCTCCTCCGTAATCTCTTATAGAAGAAAGATCGTGATTCTTCCCAGTCCACAACTTTCTTAATCACACCTTTCGCAGCCATTCTGAGGGATGTATCATGCAATTCAGCAAACCGTATCGCAATCTGAGTATATAGAGGCATCAACTGTTTTGTTCGAGCTTCTATATTTTCTTGAAGCGATTTTGTGTCAGCACTTCCATTTTTATTTGCTACTTCGAGTTTTGCTTTCAGATCAATTAATGTTGGGTCAAGCCGACTCATGCAATCCTGGAGTTCCTCTGACCTGAACTTGATCTCAATTAACCCTTGCGGTTCCAGAACATTGCCTTTTGCAGTCCTCTCAGCATAGCACTCAATGCGGTCTGGGTTTATCTTGCTATCAACCACAACCCAAGCCCCTCCTCGTAGCTCTGCAGCCATGGGAATGTAGACAAAGGCAGGCTGATTGTATGTCCTAAGGTTCTCAACAATAGTCGAGCCAGCCTGAAGAATTCCTTCAAAAAGATCTCTTTGTCCACCAGAGAAGCCTCTCCAGTTAGCGAGGATGAACAGAGGTAATCCTTCACGGTTGAAGTCCAGCAATGCCTGCGCAGTCTTGGTTGCAGAATCTGGAAACCACACTTGTCCAGCACGAGGAACAGATTGCTCATGGGAATCAAGCTGACCAGGGTCAGCAGGGATAGTTTGCATCATGGTCTGAGTCTCCACAGCTATCACACCCACTGGAATTCCACCAAGCTTTGCTCTGCCAGTAACCACTGTCTTAGCCCAACCTTCAAATGTTTCCACAAAGCTGTCTTTATCAAACATACCACCTAACCATTTCCCTTGGCTGTCATCAACACCACGGATAGCCGCTCGAGGATCACACGAGTTCTCAGGAATGTATGCAACAGGTCTGTCCGGTGGGTCCAACGGTGTTGTTACTGGAAGTGGTCCACCAATGTAGGCAGGAACATAACTGAGCCACCTCAATATATTAGAAACGCCTTCAAGGTCATCTGAAACAGTAAGATGGACAACACCATTAGTTGCCATGATTTTGGGACCACCCAACTGCATGTGGGAGCTGTACACTTCCCGCCCAAGAAGCTTGTTCAGTGCAGAATAGCCTGTAAGAATAATAGGCTGGTCAAGACGCTGTATGCACCGGATGCCAAGTCGAGCAAGATAAGCTCCTATTCCAACAGTTCTTCCAGTCACAAATGTAAGTGTAAATGTCTCCTTATATGCCCTAGAATAAGCACTGGCAATAGCAGCACTTCCATGTATATTCTCCACACCAAGTCCATCTTCCTTGCCCACAACAGAATCAATAACCCACCTAATTTCACCACTGTCTAGCTGCATCTTATGTGCTATGACAGAAGTGCCAATACGAGCATAGTCTTCTTCGCTTAGATAAATGTACTGAAACCCACGTTCAGGGCTGCCATCATCAGACCACCCAACACGGAAGCAAGATTTCACTTCATCTGCTATGCCAATTCGAGCACCAGAATTTGCTGCCAAATAGATAAGAGGAAGTTTCTTCTCACAGGCTAGGTTGGTAACAGCTTCAAAAAATGCATCTTCCCTTGGGCCAAATGATCCAGCTCTGAACGTAATATCATTTGCAACAACAATAATCTCCCTACCACTAGGAAATTCAGGAGTGGACATCTTCAAGGTCCAAGCTACCATACCAATGTCATTGAGCCCAGCAGGCCGGTCCATTTGAACTAAAGTAGTGCCCCATGACCCATGTTTGTCCGCAAATACCAACTCTGTAGCTTTAACATAACATTGGGCATTTTCAACACCTTTAGAAGCACCAGAGGTACTAGAGGACCATGACTTCCTCACTGCAGTTTCAAATGCCTACAGTTTTGAATTTTCATCGGCTTATTTTGACAACATGAACGAATATGAATTTGCTATGGTAATGCATTGAATATAAGGGAGCAGTCAACTCACCAGTGGAAAATCATAGCAGTATGTAGTTCTATTATTCCTAGCAGAACAGCGTTTGAGATCAATGACACTCAAAGGCTGATATGGATTATTCAGTGCCACACCATGCAGAGGACCAGCCGCCGGAGTGGCGGGATGGTATACTAACTTCCGTGATTCTTTATCTTCCATCTCACGATAGATCTAAAACAATTAAAAGCAGTTAGAAAAATGTCTACACTATATAAAGATCACTAGGTCTGGGTATGAGGACCAGCCGGCTTAAAATCACATGCTTTtccaaagaaaacaaaatgctaGAGGATTAAACTTACATCCACAGTGCAAGTGTGACTAGTAACATTGGTTGTTACAATCCTCCAGGTACCACTGGCAGGACCATCACAGTCCAACTTAAGTTTCACTTCCCATTGGCATACAGAAAGATGGTGCATTCTTGCACCAACAAGTTCATGTATCTTCATAGCCATTTCTTTTAAAAGTGAATATGCAGTAGCTTCATCTTGACCAACATCCAAAACTGTATTCCTGAGTAAGATAAGAAGATCATTGAGAAGACCAACCTCATAAGCAAGCATATGTTCCCAAAAAGAATTATGCGCACTTACCCTGAAACTGGAACAAGATCAAGAAGCTTTTGTTCTTTCAATACATGCAAATACATGTGTGAATGGCCAGTTCTAATTGCGTGAAGCTCCAATTCCTCTATAGCAGTCATCAAAGATCTTAATATGCTGGTTGATATAAATGACAGAGGTTCTTCAGCACTCCCAACTTCCATGTCACCAATCTGGCCCAAAGAAAACTTGTTGGATACACTGGGTTGCCTGACAAGGGTTCGGAAAAATACCCGGTGCAACATTTTGGGGTTTTCAGTATTTCTAAGTGTGTAGATATGCCATTGACGATCCCGTGATGGGGTATACTTCATTTCATTGTATCCTTTCACTTTCAACTTGTCCTGTATCCACAATAGGCTGAATAAATACAAAGAGCATAGAAGATAATCAATGCCATACCAAAACATTATCATTTTGATGATATCACGTACCAACTCAAGAAGTGCAGAAAGAGGAGGTTCCACATGCCGGAGAATTGGCTCTTCCTCATAAGAAAGCTTTTCATCAGACCAAAGGAAGGTACGACGCATTGTCATCCGTGCTTCATCTCTTTGAACAATGAAACTTATTGTTTTCACACCAGAGGCATGCAGATCGGTTACATTATCCTTTAGTATCAAGGGAAGTTTGGCTATTCTGTCAGCATCATCACCACTGAACAATGGGATAGGTTAATTACAGAACTCCACCAGCTAACTACATATATAACTATTTCAGCACCAACATAGCATATGAACATACCTTTCTTGAATTATATTCATCTTATTATCAGCACCCAACAAAGCAATATGCATCATATTGCCCTCAGAGCTAGTGTAGTGTGATGTCTCCTTTAGTGCAAATCTAATGGCCATTGAAAGTGATTCAAGAGACTTGACAATGACCATGGCAGCCCATCTTTTGTCACCAAGAACCGCTCCTCCATTTCTTGCATCAAAATGCCCTTCAGGAAATTCCCATAAAGCAATAACACCCGATTCTATCCATTTCATTTTGATACTGTCCTTTACAAGATGAGGCTGAAAAATATTGTTGTCAAGTTAGCAAACATATCGAGCAGTAGCATGTTACTGCATGTGCCACAAGTTCCAAAATACATCTCTCCACAACAAGTAACTTTATTTTAATGATGCGGTCAGTAACCAAACATCAGGTGCtgtaaactttttttaagaaatgatGAGCATGCTGTTTTACTAGGATATGttaatataaataatttcaaaAGGTCTTTCTTCTCATACCTGGTATAATCGAGCTATATAAGTCTCAATCACTCTCTGTTGAACAGTTGTATCACTACAATCAAATAAAGAAATGAGCGCATCTTCAACTGGCAGTGGAGCAGTGACTAAATCTTCCATGCTCTCCTTAATGGCAATTTCTCGCTTATGCATGGAGAGACCCTTGCTTTCCTCAGTAAACATCTCCAGCTCTGAAAGGCTCCTTGCTATTCTTGCACGGAGCTCACTAAGTTTTGTTTGTTCAAGAAGTTCACTAGCTTTAAGTGCCAACTGTATTAATATGCAAGAAATTCATCAGATTCAGATGTCAGAAGAAAAGGTCATTGAAAAATTCACGTTTATTTATGTTTATCCTGGTCACCTTGTAATACGCTTTGTGATTAAGGGAAGAAAAGCGAATCAATTGATCCCTGTAGGCAGCAGGATTTGGATAGACCAGACTCTCCATGAGTTTTAGTATCAGCTTAGTTTTATTTCTAACACTCTACAAAGAAAAGTCACATTGTCAGAACAAGAAGACAGTTCAGTAACCATTCGCAGTGAACTCATCAGACCATGAAGAAATTTACCTGGTGGGACAACACAATGTCTACGACCTTCTGTAGGTCTTTACTATGTTGAAGGCGCAGACGTTCAATCACATCAGACTACAAAAACAGCGTAACAAAGGACAGATTTAGTCAAtgtttctaacaatttccatcTCGAGTATATACAAATAGTTTGCTATACTGTTTCCTGCAATATTATTTGATGAAGAACCATTATATAGCCTAAGGAAACTATATCATGTCCGTGATATATTTGATCCACAGAAGAATGGGAAATATAAACATTTTGACTTTATCATAAAACAACTGATGATTTGTTTAATGCGAATAGGTAGGTTAACCTGAATTCCATCACTGAACAATTCTTCAACATAGAGATACTCCTCAAAAAGGGACTTGACAACAAAGTGAGCATGACTTTCTCTCCCACCCTCATATGACTTCAGTAGGCTCATAAGAGGCTCAACAAGCCTCTCATTTGTAGCCTTCTCCTTCTCAGAACCACATGCAAGATTTTCCTATAAAACCGCTTGTTAAAAGAACGAACAGTTAAGGCAGTGATTATCACAACAAATTGAATAACTGACCTCAATTATCACTCGTAGCATATTGGCAGGGAAATCATTGATTATCCCAGAGTCAAATTTTACTTTGTATTCCTCATATTTGCCCTCCAACTGAAAGAGTTTGAAACGTTTGAGGCATAACATATAGTCatagttaaatatatatatatatacaaaaataaTGGAGCAcagaaatcaaataaaatctcaTTTAGCTCGACAAGTCAGTGATAAATGTGAAGTATTGACAAACTAAGCATGAAAAAGAAATACTTGATCTTACACAACAAAGATAGTCAACCACCAATACTGTTTTAGGCCAGTACTACTTTTATATCGTACATTAGAACTTGATATGGAAAATTAACCTATGTGGCGAAATGTACA contains these protein-coding regions:
- the LOC127773697 gene encoding acetyl-CoA carboxylase 2 — translated: MTSTHVATLGVGAQAPPRHQKKSAGTAFVSSGSSRPSYRKNGQRTRSLREESNGGVSDSKKLNHSIRQGLAGIIDLPNDAASEVDISHGSEDPRGPTVPGSYQMNGIINETHNGRHASVSKVVEFCTALGGKTPIHSVLVANNGMAAAKFMRSVRTWANDTFGSEKAIQLIAMATPEDLRINAEHIRIADQFVEVPGGTNNNNYANVQLIVEIAERTGVSAVWPGWGHASENPELPDALTAKGIVFLGPPASSMHALGDKVGSALIAQAAGVPTLAWSGSHVEVPLECCLDSIPDEMYRKACVTTTEEAVASCQVVGYPAMIKASWGGGGKGIRKVHNDDEVRTLFKQVQGEVPGSPIFIMRLAAQSRHLEVQLLCDQYGNVAALHSRDCSVQRRHQKIIEEGPVTVAPRETVKELEQAARRLAKAVGYVGAATVEYLYSMETGEYYFLELNPRLQVEHPVTEWIAEVNLPAAQVAVGMGIPLWQIPEIRRFYGMNHGGGYDLWRKTAALATPFNFDEVDSKWPKGHCVAVRITSEDPDDGFKPTGGKVKEISFKSKPNVWAYFSVKSGGGIHEFADSQFGHVFAYGTTRSAAITTMALALKEVQIRGEIHSNVDYTVDLLNASDFRENKIHTGWLDTRIAMRVQAERPPWYISVVGGALYKTVTANTATVSDYVGYLTKGQIPPKHISLVYTTVALNIDGKKYTIDTVRSGHGSYRLRMNGSTVDANVQTLCDGGLLMQLDGNSHVIYAEEEASGTRLLIDGKTCMLQNDHDPSKLLAETPCKLLRFLVADGAHVDADVPYAEVEVMKMCMPLLSPASGVIHVVMSEGQAMQAGDLIARLDLDDPSAVKRAEPFEDTFPQMGLPIAASGQVHKLCAASLNACRMILAGYEHDIDKVVPELVYCLDTPELPFLQWEELMSVLATRLPRNLKSELEGKYEEYKVKFDSGIINDFPANMLRVIIEENLACGSEKEKATNERLVEPLMSLLKSYEGGRESHAHFVVKSLFEEYLYVEELFSDGIQSDVIERLRLQHSKDLQKVVDIVLSHQSVRNKTKLILKLMESLVYPNPAAYRDQLIRFSSLNHKAYYKLALKASELLEQTKLSELRARIARSLSELEMFTEESKGLSMHKREIAIKESMEDLVTAPLPVEDALISLFDCSDTTVQQRVIETYIARLYQPHLVKDSIKMKWIESGVIALWEFPEGHFDARNGGAVLGDKRWAAMVIVKSLESLSMAIRFALKETSHYTSSEGNMMHIALLGADNKMNIIQESGDDADRIAKLPLILKDNVTDLHASGVKTISFIVQRDEARMTMRRTFLWSDEKLSYEEEPILRHVEPPLSALLELDKLKVKGYNEMKYTPSRDRQWHIYTLRNTENPKMLHRVFFRTLVRQPSVSNKFSLGQIGDMEVGSAEEPLSFISTSILRSLMTAIEELELHAIRTGHSHMYLHVLKEQKLLDLVPVSGNTVLDVGQDEATAYSLLKEMAMKIHELVGARMHHLSVCQWEVKLKLDCDGPASGTWRIVTTNVTSHTCTVDIYREMEDKESRKLVYHPATPAAGPLHGVALNNPYQPLSVIDLKRCSARNNRTTYCYDFPLAFETAVRKSWSSSTSGASKGVENAQCYVKATELVFADKHGSWGTTLVQMDRPAGLNDIGMVAWTLKMSTPEFPSGREIIVVANDITFRAGSFGPREDAFFEAVTNLACEKKLPLIYLAANSGARIGIADEVKSCFRVGWSDDGSPERGFQYIYLSEEDYARIGTSVIAHKMQLDSGEIRWVIDSVVGKEDGLGVENIHGSAAIASAYSRAYKETFTLTFVTGRTVGIGAYLARLGIRCIQRLDQPIILTGYSALNKLLGREVYSSHMQLGGPKIMATNGVVHLTVSDDLEGVSNILRWLSYVPAYIGGPLPVTTPLDPPDRPVAYIPENSCDPRAAIRGVDDSQGKWLGGMFDKDSFVETFEGWAKTVVTGRAKLGGIPVGVIAVETQTMMQTIPADPGQLDSHEQSVPRAGQVWFPDSATKTAQALLDFNREGLPLFILANWRGFSGGQRDLFEGILQAGSTIVENLRTYNQPAFVYIPMAAELRGGAWVVVDSKINPDRIECYAERTAKGNVLEPQGLIEIKFRSEELQDCMSRLDPTLIDLKAKLEVANKNGSADTKSLQENIEARTKQLMPLYTQIAIRFAELHDTSLRMAAKGVIKKVVDWEESRSFFYKRLRRRISEDVLAKEIRAVAGEQFSHQPAIELIKKWYSASHAAEWDDDDAFVAWMDNPENYKDYIQDLKAQRVSQSLSSLSDSSSDLQALPQGLSMLLDKMDPSRRAQLVEEIRKVLG